One genomic segment of Sorex araneus isolate mSorAra2 chromosome X, mSorAra2.pri, whole genome shotgun sequence includes these proteins:
- the HCFC1 gene encoding host cell factor 1 isoform X4 — protein sequence MASALSPANSPAVLLQPRWKRVVGWSGPVPRPRHGHRAVAIKELIVVFGGGNEGIVDELHVYNTATNQWFIPAVRGDIPPGCAAYGFVCDGTRLLVFGGMVEYGKYSNDLYELQASRWEWKRLKAKTPKNGPPPCPRLGHSFSLVGNKCYLFGGLANDSEDPKNNIPRYLNDLYILELRPGSGVVAWDIPITYGVLPPPRESHTAVVYTEKDNKKSKLVIYGGMSGCRLGDLWTLDIETLTWNKPSLSGVAPLPRSLHSATTIGNKMYVFGGWVPLVMDDVKVATHEKEWKCTNTLACLNLDSMAWETILMDTLEDNIPRARAGHCAVAINTRLYIWSGRDGYRKAWNNQVCCKDLWYLETEKPPPPARVQLVRANTNSLEVSWGAVATADSYLLQLQKYDIPATAATATSPTPNPVPSVPANPPKSPAPAAAAPAVQPLTQVGITLLPQAAAAPPTTTTIQVLPTVPGGSISVPAAARSQGVPAVLKVTGPQATTGTPLVTMRPASQAGKAPVTVTSLPAGVRMVVPTQSAQGTVIGSNPQMSGMAALAAAAAATQKIPPSSAPTVLSVPAGTTIVKTVAVTPGTTTLPATVKVASSPVMVSNPATRMLKTAAAQVGTSVSSAANTSTRPIITVHKSGTVTVAQQAQVVTTVVGGVTKTITLVKSPISVPGGSALISNLGKVMSVVQTKPVQTSAVTGQASTGPVTQIIQTKGPLPAGTILKLVTSADGKPTTIITTTQASGAGTKPTILGISSVSPSTTKPGTTTIIKTIPMSAIITQAGATGVTSTPGIKSPITIITTKVMTSGTGTPAKIITAVPKIATGHGQQGVTQVVLKGAPGQPGTILRTVPMGGVRLVTPVTVSAVKPAVTTLVVKGTTGVTTLGTVTGTVSTSLAGAGGHSTSASLATPITTLGTIATLSSQVINPTAITVSAAQTTLTAAGALTTPTITMQPVAQPTQVTLITAPSGVEAQPVHDLPVSILASPTTEQPTATVTIADSGQGDVQPGTVTLVCSNPPCETHETGTTNTATTTVVANLGGHPQAPQVQFVCDRQETAASLVTSAVAQQNGSVVRVCSNPPCETHETGTTNTATTATSNMAGQLGCSNPPCETHETGTTSTATTAVASMGAGHLPCTAAPAPTVVRVSVAAGVLKGAQAATAASCQTRQTSATSSTMTMMVPGTSLLGPSLALEVGGHRPYGPATGLSQLVSVGHPVEVPHIPTTSTLGAGETGDSTGTVTTLEALLCPVTQVCSNPPCETHETGTTNTATTSNAGGAQRVCSNPPCETHETGTTHTPTTATSSGNAGQPEGAQQPAASRPCETHQTTSTGTTMSVSVGALLPDAGPSHRTLDPGAEVGASASMTPTVGAALLAPFPTQRVCSNPPCETHETGTTHTATTVTSNMSSSQDPPTTASDQGEVESTQSDMANVTSSSVITTTVSSALTRAVTTVTQSTPVPGPSVPPPEELQASPGPRQQLPPRQLLQSASTPLMGESTEVLSASRPPELQGAMDLSSTGDPPSGQEPASSAVVATVVVQPPAPTQSEVEQLALPQELMAEAQAGTTTLMVTGLTPEELAVTAAAEAAAQAAATEEAQALAIQAVLQAAQQAVMGTGEPMDTSDAAAAVTQAELGHLAGEGQEGQATTIPIVLTQQELAALVQQQQLQEAQAQHHLPTEALAPADSLNDPTIESNCLNELAGAVPSTVALLPPTATESLAPSNTFVAPQPVVVASPAKLQAAATLTEVANGIESLGVKQDLPPPPKAPVKKENQWFDVGVIKGTNVMVTHYFLPPDDAAPCDDDSGAVPDYTQLKKQELQPGTAYKFRVAGINACGRGPFSEISAFKTCLPGFPGAPCAIKISKSPDGAHLTWEPPSVTSGKIIEYSVYLAIQSSQASGEPKSSTPAQLAFMRVYCGPSPSCLVQSSSLSNAHIDYTTKPAIIFRIAARNEKGYGPATQVRWLQETNKDSSGTKPASKRPMASPEMKSAPKKSKADGQ from the exons ATGGCGTCGGCCTTGTCGCCCGCCAACTCTCCGGCGGTGCTGCTGCAGCCGCGCTGGAAGCGGGTGGTGGGCTGGTCGGGCCCCGTGCCCCGACCCCGCCACGGTCACCGCGCCGTGGCCATCAAGGAGCTCATCGTAGTGTTCGGCGGCGGCAACGAGGGCATCGTGGACGAGCTTCACGTGTACAACACGG CCACCAACCAGTGGTTCATCCCAGCTGTGCGTGGGGACATCCCGCCAGGGTGCGCGGCCTATGGCTTCGTGTGCGATGGAACACGCTTGCTGGTGTTCGGAGGCATGGTGGAGTATGGGAAGTATAGCAACGACTTGTATGAGCTCCAG GCCAGTCGATGGGAGTGGAAGAGACTCAAGGCCAAGACACCCAAAAATGGACCCCCTCCATGCCCGCGTCTTGGACACAGCTTCTCCCTCGTGGGCAACAAATGCTACCTTTTTGGGGGTCTGGCCAACGACAGTGAGGACCCCAAGAATAACATTCCGAG gtACCTGAATGATCTGTATATCCTGGAGCTGCGGCCGGGTTCCGGCGTGGTCGCCTGGGACATCCCCATCACCTATGGGGTCCTGCCTCCACCCCGTGAATCCCACACGGCCGTGGTCTACACCGAGAAGGACAACAAGAAGTCCAAGCTGGTAATCTACGGGGGGATGAGCGGCTGCAGGCTCGGAGACCTCTGGACCCTGGATATCG AGACCCTGACTTGGAACAAGCCCAGCCTCAGCGGTGTGGCACCTCTGCCTCGGAGCCTTCACTCAGCCACGACTATCGGAAACAA AATGTATGTCTTTGGTGGCTGGGTTCCACTCGTCATGGATGACGTCAAAGTGGCCACACATGAGAAGGAGTGGAAGTGCACCAACACGCTGGCTTGTCTCAACCTGG ATTCTATGGCCTGGGAGACCATCCTCATGGACACGCTGGAGGACAACATTCCCCGCGCCCGGGCCGGCCACTGTGCCGTCGCCATCAATACCCGCCTGTACATTTGGAGCGGGCGTGATGGCTACCGCAAGGCCTGGAACAACCAGGTGTGCTGTAAAGACCTCTGGTACCTGGAAACAG AAAAGCCGCCGCCCCCTGCAAGGGTGCAGCTAGTAAGAGCCAACACCAACTCCCTGGAGGTGAGCTGGGGGGCGGTGGCCACAGCCGACAGTTACCTTCTGCAACTCCAGAAATACGACATTCCTGCCACGGCTGCGACTgccacctcccccacacccaatCCTGTCCCGTCTGTGCCTGCCAACCCCCCTAagagcccagccccagccgcTGCAGCACCTGCCGTGCAGCCCCTGACCCAAGTAGGCATAACGCTCCTGCCCCAGGCGGCTGCCGCTCCCCCTACAACCACCACCATCCAGGTCTTGCCGACAGTGCCTGGCGGCTCCATTTCCGTGCCTGCCGCAGCCAGAAGTCAAG GGGTCCCTGCTGTTCTCAAAGTGACCGGTCCACAAGCGACGACAGGAACTCCTTTGGTCACCATGCGACCTGCTAGCCAGGCGGGAAAAGCCCCCGTCACCGTGACCTCCCTTCCTGCGGGTGTGCGAATGGTCGTGCCCACGCAGAGTGCCCAAGGGACG GTGATTGGCAGCAACCCACAGATGAGTGGGATGGCTGCCCTGGCGGCTGCTGCTGCGGCCACCCAGAAGATCCCTCCGTCCTCGGCTCCCACAGTGCTGAGCGTCCCGGCAGGCACCACGATCGTTAAGACTGTAGCCGTGACGCCTGGCACCACTACCCTCCCCGCCACGGTGAAGGTGGCCTCCTCACCTGTCATG GTGAGCAACCCGGCCACACGCATGCTGAAGACTGCCGCCGCCCAGGTGGGGACCTCTGTCTCCTCGGCCGCCAACACATCCACGCGCCCTATCATCACGGTGCACAAGTCCGGGACCGTAACCGTAGCCCAGCAAGCCCAGGTCGTGACCACAGTGGTGGGTGGAGTCACCAAGACCATCACCCTGGTGAAGAGTCCCATCTCTGTCCCCGGAGGCAGTGCTTTG ATTTCTAATCTCGGCAAGGTGATGTCTGTGGTCCAGACCAAACCTGTTCAGACATCCGCAGTCACGGGCCAGGCATCCACAGGCCCAGTGACCCAGATCATTCAG ACCAAAGGGCCCCTGCCGGCTGGAACCATTCTGAAGCTAGTGACCTCGGCTGATGGCAAGcccaccaccatcatcactacCACACAGGCCAGTGGGGCCGGGACTAAACCTACCATCCTGGGCATCAGCAgtgtgtcccccagcaccaccaagccTGGCACGACCACCATCATCAAGACCATTCCCATGTCCGCCATCATCACGCAGGCTGGTGCCACGG GTGTGACCAGCACTCCCGGCATCAAGTCCCcaatcaccatcatcaccaccaagGTCATGACTTCTGGCACTGGAACGCCTGCCAAGATCATCACCGCTGTCCCCAAGATTGCCACCGGCCACGGGCAGCAAGGCGTGACCCAG GTGGTGCTAAAGGGAGCCCCTGGACAGCCAGGCACCATCCTGCGCACAGTGCCCATGGGGGGTGTCCGCCTGGTGACCCCCGTCACCGTTTCTGCCGTCAAGCCAGCTGTGACCACGCTGGTTGTGAAGGGCACTACAG GTGTTACCACCTTGGGCACAGTGACCGGCACCGTTTCCACCAGCCTGGCCGGAGCAGGGGGCCACAGCACCAGTGCCTCCCTGGCCACGCCCATCACCACCCTGGGCACCATTGCCACTCTCTCAAGCCAGGTGATCAACCCCACGGCCATCACCGTGTCGGCCGCGCAGACCACGCTCACGGCGGCCGGcgctctcaccacccccaccattACCATGCAG cccgtGGCCCAGCCTACCCAGGTGACTCTGATCACGGCCCCCAGCGGTGTGGAAGCCCAGCCCGTGCATGACCTCCCGGTGTCCATACTGGCCTCGCCCACGACCGAGCAGCCCACAGCCACCGTCACCATCGCCGACTCAGGCCAGGGCGACGTGCAGCCTGGCACAGTAACGCTGGTTTGCTCCAACCCTCCGTGTGAGACCCACGAGACGGGCACCACCAACACGGCCACCACCACGGTCGTGGCCAACCTCGgggggcacccccaggccccccaggtgCAGTTTGTCTGTGACCGACAGGAAACGGCGGCTTCTCTGGTGACGTCGGCAGTGGCCCAGCAGAACGGCAGCGTGGTGCGTGTGTGCTCCAACCCTCCGTGTGAGACCCACGAGACAGGCACCACCAACACGGCCACCACCGCCACGTCCAACATGGCTGGCCAGCTTGGCTGCTCCAACCCACCGTGCGAGACCCACGAGACGGGCACCACCAGCACCGCCACCACTGCCGTGGCCAGCATGGGTGCCGGGCACCTTCCCTGcacagctgcccccgcccccactgtgGTTCGGGTCAGCGTGGCTGCCGGTGTGCTGAAAGGGGCCCAGGCTGCCACTGCTGCCTCGTGCCAAACTCGCCAGACCAGTGCCACCAGCAGCACCATGACTATGATGGTTCCTGGAACCTCGCTgctggggcccagcctggccctggaggTGGGGGGCCACCGGCCCTATGGCCCCGCAACAGGCCTGAGCCAGCTGGTGTCGGTGGGGCACCCGGTCGAGGTCCCTCAcattcccaccacctccaccttgggggctggggagactggCGACAGCACTGGGACTGTCACCACCCTGGAAGCTCTGCTGTGCCCCGTGACTCAAGTCTGCTCCAACCCACCATGTGAGACCCACGAGACGGGCACCACCAACACTGCCACTACCTCGAATGCAGGCGGCGCCCAGCGGGTCTGCTCCAACCCGCCATGCGAGACCCACGAGACGGGCACCACCCACACGCCCACCACGGCCACCTCCAGTGGGAATGCTGGCCAGCCCGAGGGCGCTCAGCAGCCTGCCGCCAGCCGCCCCTGCGAGACGCACCAGACCACTTCCACTGGTACCACCATGTCGGTCAGCGTTGGGGCCCTGCTCCCTGATGCCGGCCCCTCTCACAGGACCCTGGACCCGGGCGCCGAGGTGGGGGCCTCTGCCTCCATGACCCCCACGGTGGGTgcggccctgctggcccccttCCCCACACAGCGGGTCTGTTCCAACCCGCCGTGTGAGACCCACGAGACGGGCACCACGCACACGGCCACCACTGTCACCTCCAACATGAGCTCCAGCCAAG ATCCGCCCACGACGGCCAGTGATCAGGGAGAGGTGGAGAGCACCCAGAGTGACATGGCAAATGTCACCAGCTCCAGTGTCATTACCACCACTGTGTCCTCCGCGCTGACAAGGGCTGTGACCACTGTGACCCAGTCCACACCCGTCCCGGGCCCCTCAGTGCCG CCCCCAGAGGAGCTTCAGGCCTCCCCCGGGCCACGCCAGCAGCTGCCACCGCGGCAACTCCTGCAGTCCGCCTCTACGCCCCTGATGGGGGAGTCCACCGAGGTCCTGTCCGCCTCCCGGCCCCCCGAGCTCCAGGGTGCCATGGACCTCAGCAGCACAGGGGACCCGCCTTCAGGCCAGGAGCCAGCCAGCTCGGCCGTGGTGGCCACTGTGGTGGTCcagccacctgcccccacccagtcCGAAGTGGAGCAGTTGGCACTGCCCCAGGAGCTGATGGCCGAGGCCCAGGCGGGCACCACCACCCTCATGGTCACGGGGCTCACCCCTGAGGAGCTGGCGGTGACGGCGGCTGCTGAAGCGGCCGCCCAGGCTGCTGCCACGGAGGAGGCCCAGGCACTGGCCATCCAGGCTGTGCTCCAGGCTGCGCAGCAGGCTGTCATGG GCACCGGGGAACCCATGGACACGTCGGACGCGGCAGCTGCTGTGACACAGGCGGAGCTGGGGCACCTAGCAGGCGAGGGCCAGGAGGGCCAGGCCACCACCATCCCCATCGTGCTCACACAGCAGGAGCTGGCCGCCCtggtgcagcagcagcagctgcaggaggCGCAGGCACAGCACCACCTCCCTACGGAGGCCCTGGCCCCGGCCGATAGCCTCAACGACCCCACCATCGAGAGCAATTGCCTCAATGAGCTGGCCGGAGCGGTACCCAGCACTGTGGCCCTGCTCCCACCCACGGCCACCGAGA gcctggccccatCCAACACCTTTGTGGCCCCCCAGCCGGTCGTGGTGGCCAGCCCTGCCAAGCTGCAGGCTGCGGCTACCCTGACGGAAGTGGCCAACGGCATCGAGTCCTTGGGTGTG AAGCAGGACCTGCCGCCGCCACCCAAAGCCCCTGTGAAGAAGGAGAACCAGTGGTTTGACGTGGGGGTCATCAAGGGCACCAACGTCATGGTGACGCACTACTTCCTGCCCCCTGATGATGCAGCTCCCTGTGAT gATGACTCCGGCGCAGTCCCAGACTATACCCAGCTGAAGAAGCAGGAACTACAGCCGGGCACGGCCTACAAGTTCCGTGTGGCGGGGATCAATGCCTGTGGACGGGGACCCTTCAGCGAGATCTCCGCCTTTAAGACATGTCTGCCCGGTTTCCCCGGGGCTCCGTGTGCCATAAAAATCAGCAAA AGCCCAGACGGTGCGCACCTCACCTGGGAGCCGCCGTCAGTGACGTCCGGCAAGATCATCGAGTACTCGGTGTACCTGGCCATCCAGAGCTCCCAGGCCAGCGGGGAGCCCAAGAGCTCCACCCCGGCGCAGCTGGCCTTCATGCGGGTGTACTGCgggcccagcccctcctgcctcgtGCAGTCCTCCAGCCTGTCCAACGCGCACATCGACTACACCACCAAGCCCGCCATCATCTTCCGCATTGCCGCCCGCAACGAGAAGGGCTATGGCCCTGCCACCCAAGTCAGGTGGCTGCAAG AAACCAACAAGGACAGCTCTGGCACCAAGCCGGCCAGCAAGCGGCCCATGGCCTCGCCAGAAAT gAAATCTGCTCCAAAGAAATCCAAGGCCGACGGGCAGTGA